GGTCACCCTGTGATCCGATGTTGGACTCAGTATCCTCGGCTGCACCTGCAACCGCTGCGAGAGCTCCCGCAAGGGCAGTTACTCCAATGCCGATTATAATTTCTTGCATGTAAGATTCTCCCTTGAGTTTGCGTGCACAAGTTGTACAACTCGTGCTGCACCTGATCACCCCACGGTGTCAGGGCCAACGTTTCCTTTGCGGAAACGAAAGTATTGTTCCAGTGAATGCTGCCCCAAAGGGCATACAACGGACTGAAACGAAGGATGCGTCTCAAGTAGCCGCACGATTCATATCGTGCAGACGTCTCAGGAGTCATAGAAGACTCGTGGACAATTCACGATCATTCACACGTGAAATGACGTGAACGTTCGAATAACGTTACCACTCTAAAGAATGGAGTACAAAGTGTGGACAATTACTTGTTTGCAGGGGAGGTATATTAATGTATACGAAAATCGTCGAAGAGCTGTTCTTTGATCGATGATTTCAGCCTGATTTTAGGCCAATTGCACCAAATAATTTGCATTACAGACGACCCACTTTTCAAACACAAGTGAATGTTACCTCATCTAAAATTATCTGATGTCATAAGACCCCTATAAGACCTTTGTTGTCGGACAAAAACCCGGGGTGCGGCAGAAAAAGAAGCGGAAATGTACCGTTGGGATTATATAGATTGTGTTTCTCAGCCGAAAAACACCAGACCATTCGCGCGGTCGGATGAATTTTACAACAACGAAAAAAAAAGAAAATGGGTTTATCACCCTGGACAGATTTACTGTGCCGGGATGATGAGCGAGCGCTCGCCTGCTGGCATGAACTCGCGGATAGCTCCCTTTGCGAACTCCTTTCTCGGGTTTGCAAAGTCGAACTTGAGTGCCGGGTCTGCGAAGCAGATCTTGATAAGCGGGGACAGTGCCCATGCATCGCCGCGGCCAATGTGGGCAGATGCAACAATTGCTGCGTACTCGCCCTGGTGACCGACGTTCATTGCATAGTTCGGGTAGTTCGGTCCACGGAACTCACCAATACAACCCTCGTCAGGTCTGATGGAGAGCGAGTTTGCGGAACCGCACTGGTCCTGCAGATCGTAGCCGAAGAATCCAAGTCTGGACCATCCGTCCTTGTGCATAAGCATGGACAGATACCAGGCATTGAGACCAGCGTTGGAGTTACCGGTTGCAATGGAAGTGGTGGTACCGCATGCTGCTGCAAGAACTGCTGCACGCTGGGAACCGCCGAAGTGGTCTTCCATCATGGTCGGGAACTGCTCGTACTGCTCCATACCGTAGAGGTTGACTTCAGTACCGATGTCGTTAACGACTTCCTGGGTCGGCTTGACTTTGTCGTTTGCGTTCGGGTTCTTCACATCGACCTTGTACTTGTCGTGGATGTAGTCCATACCGTGGTAGACAAAGTCGTCGAGGATGTTATCGGTGTATGCTGCGGTTGCGTACTGGGTGAAACCGACACCACCGGACATGTAAGAACCAAGCCAGATCTGGTCGAACAGAACTGCTCCTGCACCGACAACTTCAAGGGTTGCCTTTGCCGGGTCGTTCGGGTTGACACGGTCTGCCTGAATCATATCGGCAAAGTTGCCGAACAGAATTCCTCCGGGCTCATTCGGACCACGTGCACGGCGTGCCGGCAGGTGGGATGCCATGTTGATAACACCAGCGTGCTTTGCTGCAAAGGACAGGTCAGCGACTGCTGCTTCACCAGCACACATGCGGTATGCTGCAATGAAGGACATACCGATCTGCATTGCAGACCAGCGGGAGGTTGTTCCACCATCGCAGGTACGACCAACGATGGTCGGCATGTGGACGCACTGCCACAGGGACTTGCCGACTGCTGCCTGAAGGGCTTCTGCCTGCTTCTTCGGGAAGAGCTTCTCAACGTCAATGACGTACTGGGACTCGATAGAGTCTGCAAGCTCCTGGTCACCGGTGAAGACACGGACGTAACAGTCATCGGTTAAAGCCGGGTGGGTCTCAACCATGTGTTCCTGAACGACTGCTCCTCCGGGCATTGCGTGGTTGACAATGTGGAGATACTCGGAGATAGTCTCCGGCGTAACTTCCTTGCCGAGACGCTTCTGCAGGGTGGAGTGTGCCATATCCATGGACACGATTACGGTTCTGCGGATATCATCCCAGAACTGCTGCATTGCTGCATTGTTTACGAAGTGCAGATCATCACCCTCAACGAAGGTTCCGGTTCCGGAAACTTCGTAGGTCATGAGCTGACGCTGACCCATCGGGACACCTGCAAGGTGGCAGTGGTCCGGGTCGTACATGGAGATTCCTCTCTTTGCAACGATTGCCTCGTTTTCTTTGAGGAATTCGGTCTTACGTGCAGACTGGTGAATACCGTTGAACTTGTAGAATTCAGTGGTGGTGGACTCAACATCCTGCTTGGGGAACTTCTGCTTGAGTGCTTCAAGGAAAAGTTTCTGGGTCTTCTCTACTTTTGCCATTGTATTCAGGCCTCCTTGGGCATAAATCCGTACTTGGTACGAAGTGCGTGGATACGCTGGACGTATTTAACGTACTCCTCATCACTGCGGAATGCAGTTCCGACAAGGGAGTGGAACATGGTGGTGTTCTCCTTGAGCCATGCTGCGTCCATCGGCTTGCCGACTGCAACCTTACGGTCGAGCGGGTTTCCGACCTGATCCTTCACGTACTTGACGATACCGTCAGTGTCAAGGATACAGCGCTGTACTGCATCGAACATCATGCCGTTCTCTGCGAGACGCAGGGAGTGGCCGTGCACAGTTGCACCGCGGATACCGCAGGTAGCCGGGTCAAAGAGGTTGGTCTCAACGAGCTCACGTGCGTATCCTTCAAGGTCACGCTCACGGCACTCGATGATCTGACGGCCGGACAGAGTTCCCGGGTCGATGCCGCGGAAGCGGTACATCTCAAGGTAGGTTCTCTGGTACGGCTGACACGGTGCGTTCAGCATCGAGTCTGCAAACTGGATGTAGCGGACACGGTCACCTGCTTTTGCTCCCTCAGTCGGTTTGACAATCTTTCTGATCGGGCAGTCAGGTTCTCCCTGCTCTGCAAGTGGCGGGTGTGCGGACGGGTATGCCTGTCCTGGTGCACGGTGTCCCATAATAAGGATGAGGTCCTCATCGGTGACGCTGCGAATCTTTTCGAGCTTCACGTTCGGGTTCATCTGATTGCGGCGGTTTGCTGCAACCTTGGACGTTCCCGGTCCATACTGTGGTGTATATGCCATAGTTTGTTCACCTTAATGTGTATGTTCCTGATACCGAGGATTCATGAGTTTCATGGACTCCCATCTCAGGATTTTTAATTATTCGTAGTACTTCATGAATGACATCAGCCATCGCAACACGACTCGGAGTCTGACCCCGGGTGATTCCGGTGACAATCCCCATGACGGTCCCTTTCGTTCTGATTTTATCAGGTTTTGGCATGACGTATGCGGTCTTCACACCTTCCCGTGCGAAATCCTCAAAATCAACCGGTGCCTGACAGACAACAACGGCGTTGACATTGCATTCCTGCAGGATCTTCCGGGATTTGTGGATGACGTGGGATCGGATGTTTCCGTGGTGAAGAACGGCAACTTTGTGACGTTCTATCTGTTCAATTTCGCGATCTAATATGCCGAAGTTGGAACCGAGTGCAACACCGCCGATTTCTGCGTCCGGCGGGACTCCGCTGCCTGCGTTCAGCACCAAGGTACTTACGCTGTATTCTATCCCCTGCTGCCGCAGTGCTGACGTGATATCGCAGACAGGTTTTGTTATATGTCTCCGGCCGGGAGACATTCCCACGATGATGACGTCAGGATTTTTACATTCAGAGATGGTTCCCCTCTGAGCAAGAGAGCCCCCCTTGCCCATACCCATACTCTGTCTGCAGTCGACCAGCTGTGTTACACGTCCAAGAGGCATTTATCTGTTCCCCTGAAGGATGATCGGGCGTTGTTTGCTCTTGGGATCGGCCATGCCGAGTATACGTTCGTCCTCGACAATACCATATTTTGCATAATCGGTTGTTGTCATATTAGAACGCATATAGATGCCCTCGGTGATCCCGTACGGGAATTTATCGGCAAAGACCTCATCACATACCGCTTTGATATCAGGAATCAGAGACGAATCTTCCAGTTCAAGGAGGATTGTTCCCACCTGAACACCGAGCATGTACTCTTCGCCGCAGACCTGAATGGACCTGCGGTAGGTGGTCGGATTGGCAGTGCCGCGGGCCGGACCATACGGTACGGTTGCGGGAATGCTCGGACCGTTTAAGACTAAACGGCGGATTCCGCCCACGTGAAAGAGCCTGTCAAGAAGAATCTCGACAGTCTCGGGATTCAGAAATCGCATCGGGACGATTCTCAGTTGTGGATATGTTGGTTCTGTCATTCTTTGACCTATCCGTCGTAACGGAAGTTTCTACAAGGCTTAAACTGCCTTTGCAATTGCCTGGATCGGGCGGGCGAACTCTTCGATCTGACCGAAGGTGTCACCGTAAACTTTTGCGGTGCCCTCCGGGGAGAACATCTGAGTACCTGCATCAAGTGCACATGCTGCAACGATACAGGGCATACCGACACCTGCTGCGTGACGGGTCACGACGTGGTTGCCGTTGAAGATACCCGGTCCGCCTCCACCGTAGATGGAGTGGCTGAAGAAGGAGAAACCGACTGCGACACCCATGGTTCTTCCGAAGTCAGAGCCCGGGAGACCGGTTTCGTGCTCAAGAAGGTCGTTGAAGTACAGCAGAGTCGAAGAGACTGCCTGTGCGAAACGTCCTGCACCACAGTTGACCATGGTTGCTGCGAGCGTTCCTGCGGATGCGTATGCATTCCACATCATCGGGTCCTTGGTTTCGTATGCTTTGAAGGTTGCGCTGCCAGCACCCTGGGTGATGACTTTGTCCTCAACTGCACGCTCGACAAGGGACTGGACGACGGTACCAACGGTTCCGGTCTGGCCGTTTGACTTGACAAGGTCGTAGACGATGTTGTTTGCATTCAGACCCTGGTAGGCGTAGAGCAGAAGCTGTGCACGCTCGAACGGGCCGATTGCGGATCCCATCTCGAACTGACCTGCCTGCTCGAAGGTGGAGGCGAGTGCTGCACCCTGCATTGCGTTGCGGTGGGTCATCATAACAGACTGGTTTGCCGGAATGTTACGAAGTGCGTATCCGAGAGACTCGTTGTTCTGCGGGATGGACATGATCATGGAGCAAGCTCCGCCTGCCATATCCATGGTAACCGGGTAGGAACCGAATGCTGCTGCCTTGACAGTGTTTGCGTTAAACATGTCGATGTTGAACTGCTCAACTACTGCGTAGGTGGTTGCTGCTGCAACGGAAGTAAGTGCTGCATCATAGGTTGCTGCACTTGCGATACGTGCGGACGGAACCTTGACTAAGAGAAGTTTTCCGCCGTTGAAGCGCTTGACCTCGGTGTCGTCGCCTGCGGTTACAGAGACGTACTCTTTGATCTTTGCTTCGATTGCATCAACGTTGCCGACGATGTCGAGGTCGAGTTCACGGCCGAGGATCTGCTGGTGTTTGCCGATCTTTCCGGTCTTGAGTCCGTCCTGCATGCCGCCGAGGTTGACTGCGACGGTTCTCTTGGTGTCGTCAATGATCTTCTTTACTGCCGGGTTGACCAGCGGGCTGATCTTCTCGAGTGCGACGTTGCTCTTGAGGAGCTTGCCGTTGTCGTCATAGAGATCAATGACATCCTTGTATTTTGCCATAATTTTTTCCTCTGAATAATGTTGTTCATTGGCTCTGCGCCGCATGGACTTCATGCGCCGCGTAATTTTCCGTTACTTTCACTGAATAACACTGGAAATTGCTAATAGAGAATTGTTGTTTGGGTCAGTGACGGTTGTTTTGGCACAATTGCGCAAACGGTTTTGAGTGTTACTCAAAGAACGTTCACACGTCCCCCTCTCGGGACATTGAAATGTATCTTTGTGTCTGGATATAAGTATTCTCTTTAACAGGAGAGAAGAACGGTATTCGCTTTGTTTGCGGTATTGGGGCAGTAATTTCGAAATTGGTAAATAGATTCAGAAATTTTTCGGGAAAGTTTTGGTCAAGTATGACGAGGAGTTGAGACAGGTAATACTTTGTGCGTTCAAGTGAGAGGGCAGTGATAACTCATGGTGCGCTCTCATGATTTGCGGTTTGTTTGACCGCGCACGGGAAAAAAGAGATTTATTTCCGGTACAGGACAAGTCCTGCAAGGAGGGACAGAGGAACAAGAAGAACCGGCAGGGGAGACTGGG
The genomic region above belongs to Methanocorpusculum vombati and contains:
- the mcrC gene encoding methyl-coenzyme M reductase I operon protein C, with the translated sequence MPLGRVTQLVDCRQSMGMGKGGSLAQRGTISECKNPDVIIVGMSPGRRHITKPVCDITSALRQQGIEYSVSTLVLNAGSGVPPDAEIGGVALGSNFGILDREIEQIERHKVAVLHHGNIRSHVIHKSRKILQECNVNAVVVCQAPVDFEDFAREGVKTAYVMPKPDKIRTKGTVMGIVTGITRGQTPSRVAMADVIHEVLRIIKNPEMGVHETHESSVSGTYTLR
- the mcrB gene encoding coenzyme-B sulfoethylthiotransferase subunit beta — encoded protein: MAKYKDVIDLYDDNGKLLKSNVALEKISPLVNPAVKKIIDDTKRTVAVNLGGMQDGLKTGKIGKHQQILGRELDLDIVGNVDAIEAKIKEYVSVTAGDDTEVKRFNGGKLLLVKVPSARIASAATYDAALTSVAAATTYAVVEQFNIDMFNANTVKAAAFGSYPVTMDMAGGACSMIMSIPQNNESLGYALRNIPANQSVMMTHRNAMQGAALASTFEQAGQFEMGSAIGPFERAQLLLYAYQGLNANNIVYDLVKSNGQTGTVGTVVQSLVERAVEDKVITQGAGSATFKAYETKDPMMWNAYASAGTLAATMVNCGAGRFAQAVSSTLLYFNDLLEHETGLPGSDFGRTMGVAVGFSFFSHSIYGGGGPGIFNGNHVVTRHAAGVGMPCIVAACALDAGTQMFSPEGTAKVYGDTFGQIEEFARPIQAIAKAV
- the mcrA gene encoding coenzyme-B sulfoethylthiotransferase subunit alpha, translated to MAKVEKTQKLFLEALKQKFPKQDVESTTTEFYKFNGIHQSARKTEFLKENEAIVAKRGISMYDPDHCHLAGVPMGQRQLMTYEVSGTGTFVEGDDLHFVNNAAMQQFWDDIRRTVIVSMDMAHSTLQKRLGKEVTPETISEYLHIVNHAMPGGAVVQEHMVETHPALTDDCYVRVFTGDQELADSIESQYVIDVEKLFPKKQAEALQAAVGKSLWQCVHMPTIVGRTCDGGTTSRWSAMQIGMSFIAAYRMCAGEAAVADLSFAAKHAGVINMASHLPARRARGPNEPGGILFGNFADMIQADRVNPNDPAKATLEVVGAGAVLFDQIWLGSYMSGGVGFTQYATAAYTDNILDDFVYHGMDYIHDKYKVDVKNPNANDKVKPTQEVVNDIGTEVNLYGMEQYEQFPTMMEDHFGGSQRAAVLAAACGTTTSIATGNSNAGLNAWYLSMLMHKDGWSRLGFFGYDLQDQCGSANSLSIRPDEGCIGEFRGPNYPNYAMNVGHQGEYAAIVASAHIGRGDAWALSPLIKICFADPALKFDFANPRKEFAKGAIREFMPAGERSLIIPAQ
- the mcrD gene encoding methyl-coenzyme M reductase operon protein D yields the protein MTEPTYPQLRIVPMRFLNPETVEILLDRLFHVGGIRRLVLNGPSIPATVPYGPARGTANPTTYRRSIQVCGEEYMLGVQVGTILLELEDSSLIPDIKAVCDEVFADKFPYGITEGIYMRSNMTTTDYAKYGIVEDERILGMADPKSKQRPIILQGNR
- the mcrG gene encoding coenzyme-B sulfoethylthiotransferase subunit gamma, producing MAYTPQYGPGTSKVAANRRNQMNPNVKLEKIRSVTDEDLILIMGHRAPGQAYPSAHPPLAEQGEPDCPIRKIVKPTEGAKAGDRVRYIQFADSMLNAPCQPYQRTYLEMYRFRGIDPGTLSGRQIIECRERDLEGYARELVETNLFDPATCGIRGATVHGHSLRLAENGMMFDAVQRCILDTDGIVKYVKDQVGNPLDRKVAVGKPMDAAWLKENTTMFHSLVGTAFRSDEEYVKYVQRIHALRTKYGFMPKEA